Proteins co-encoded in one Rattus rattus isolate New Zealand chromosome 5, Rrattus_CSIRO_v1, whole genome shotgun sequence genomic window:
- the Tgm7 gene encoding protein-glutamine gamma-glutamyltransferase Z, giving the protein MDPVAALELRSVELQIPRNNKDHHTQDLGSSKLILRRGQIFILTIVFSRPFQPQKDHLTFVAETGPEPTELLGTRATFFLVQTRPENVWSASDFMIDSNSLQVSIFSPASAVIGHYTLKIEISRDQGPGVTYPLGNFILLFNPWSTEDDVYLPSEALLREYIMCDYGFVYKGQANSITSRPWNYGQFEEDIIDICFEILNKSLYFLKNPSKDHSQRNDVVYVCRVVSAMINSNDDSGVLQGNWGEDYSQGTSPLEWNGSVAILRQWSARGGQPVKYGQCWVFASVMCTVMRCLGVPTRVVSNFHSAHNTDGNLTIDTYYDRTAEMLPAQRPDKIWNFHVWNECWMIRKDLPPGYNGWQVLDPTPQQTSSGLFCCGPASVKAIKEGDVQLPYDTPFVYAEVNADEVVWLFEGGQVREILAHNISYIGKAISTKMVGSDERLDITSSYKYPEGSSEERSVFIKASWKLLEPRRNSSSLLDLLGSENFKDKPVQLQLHLARAPMWGQDVQLMLHVRRVPVRDHVQGPVGLTVRFCAQALLHGGGTRKPFWRHVVHLNVDSEKELQWPLLLPYSNYRDKLTDENLIHVSGIAEVEETGQFILVLKEFSLEPPYLSIEVFEKAEVGKALNIHITLTNTLMVPLNNCTMVLEGSGLINGQMTKDLGTLMAGHTIRIQLELYPIKAGRHQLQVLISSSEVKEIKGYKDIFIAAAPAS; this is encoded by the exons TGGCAGCCTTGGAGCTCAGGTCTGTGGAACTGCAGATCCCCAGGAACAACAAGGACCACCACACCCAGGATTTGGGCTCATCGAAGCTCATTCTGCGCCGCGGCCAGATCTTCATCTTAACGATAGTCTTCAGTCGACCTTTCCAGCCCCAAAAGGACCACCTCACCTTTGTGGCTGAGACAG gACCAGAACCCACAGAGCTTCTGGGGACCCGAGCCACTTTCTTCCTCGTCCAGACCCGACCTGAGAACGTCTGGAGTGCTTCTGACTTCATGATTGACAGCAACTCTCTCCAAGTCTCGATTTTCTCACCGGCGAGTGCGGTCATTGGCCACTACACACTGAAGATAGAGATCTCTCGGGACCAGGGTCCTGGTGTGACTTACCCACTGGGgaatttcattttgctttttaaccCATGGAGTACAG aGGACGATGTCTACCTGCCCAGCGAAGCACTGCTGCGGGAGTATATCATGTGTGACTATGGCTTTGTTTACAAGGGTCAAGCAAATTCCATCACCTCCAGGCCTTGGAACTACGGGCAG TTTGAAGAGGACATCATTGATATCTGCTTTGAGATCTTGAACAAGAGCCTGTATTTTCTAAAGAACCCATCCAAAGACCATTCTCAGAGAAACGACGTGGTGTATGTATGCAGGGTGGTAAGCGCTATG ATCAACAGCAATGACGACAGTGGTGTGCTTCAGGGGAACTGGGGAGAGGATTACTCCCAGGGCACCAGCCCTCTGGAATGGAACGGCAGCGTGGCCATCTTGCGGCAGTGGTCGGCCAGGGGAGGACAGCCTGTGAAATATGGACAGTGTTGGGTCTTTGCCTCTGTTATGTGCACAG TAATGAGATGCTTAGGTGTTCCAACCCGAGTGGTTTCCAATTTCCATTCTGCACACAACACGGATGGGAACTTGACCATCGACACCTACTATGACCGAACCGCAGAAATGCTGCCGGCTCAGAGGCCAGACAAAATCTG GAACTTCCATGTCTGGAACGAGTGCTGGATGATCAGGAAAGACCTTCCACCAGGGTACAACGGCTGGCAGGTTCTGGACCCCACACCCCAGCAAACCAGCAGTG GGTTGTTCTGCTGTGGCCCTGCCTCTGTGAAAGCCATCAAGGAAGGGGACGTCCAGCTGCCCTATGATACCCCTTTTGTATACGCGGAGGTGAATGCTGATGAGGTCGTTTGGCTTTTTGAGGGTGGCCAGGTCCGGGAAATCCTGGCCCATAACATCAGCTACATCGGGAAAGCGATCAGCACCAAGATGGTTGGGTCAGATGAGCGCCTAGACATCACCAGTTCCTACAAGTATCCAGAAG GATCCTCTGAGGAGCGGTCTGTGTTCATTAAGGCTTCCTGGAAGTTGCTGGAACCGAGAAGGAACTCCTCATCTCTCCTGGATCTCTTAGGGTCTGAGAACTTTAAGGATAAACCCGTGCAGCTGCAACTCCACCTGGCTAGGGCACCCATGTGGGGCCAAGACGTGCAGCTCATGCTACACGTCCGGAGGGTGCCAGTCAGAGACCATGTTCAGGGCCCTGTCGGACTGACGGTGCGCTTTTGTGCACAGGCCCTCCTGCATGGGGGCGGCACTCGGAAACCGTTCTGGAGGCACGTGGTACACTTGAATGTGGATTCTGAGAAGG AGCTACAGTGGCCGCTCCTGCTGCCCTACAGCAATTACAGGGACAAGCTGACAGACGAAAATCTGATCCATGTGTCTGGCATCGCTGAGGTTGAAGAGACAGGGCAGTTCATACTGGTCCTAAAAGAGTTCTCTCTGGAGCCTCCCTACTTGTCTATTGAG GTGTTTGAAAAGGCTGAGGTGGGCAAGGCCCTGAACATCCACATCACCCTCACCAACACCCTAATGGTGCCTCTGAATAACTGCACCATGGTTCTGGAGGGGAGTGgcctcatcaatgggcagatgaCAAAAGA CCTTGGGACTCTGATGGCCGGACACACCATCCGAATTCAACTGGAGCTTTACCCCATCAAAGCTGGGCGCCACCAGCTACAAGTCCTCATCAGCAGCAGTGAGGTCAAGGAGATCAAAGGCTACAAGGACATCTTCATTGCTGCAGCTCCAGCCTCCTGA